One segment of Grus americana isolate bGruAme1 chromosome 23, bGruAme1.mat, whole genome shotgun sequence DNA contains the following:
- the LOC129195946 gene encoding kelch-like protein 31 isoform X2: protein MANGSTMAVGSSHSDPSKMAPKKKIPKKPKVDKEDASITPVVVEDALLDVEHLNHLNSLYDSGSNGFHCTATEVEAPDHGASLLEGMNQMRQKRFLCDLTIATKTKSFEVHKLILASCSEYFHRLLQRDPQLHRVELHDVSPLGLSAVITYTYTGKLSLSLYTIGSTIAAATQLQVPALLNMCSDFLIREIAVENCMYITNISATYGLNQVKDTTRKFIRENFLEFSKTDQFMKLPFVQINELLMDDGLQIPSEVAAFQIAVKWLEFDPKRVRYAADLLGNIRFGTISAPDLVNLVQPVPHMMQDPQCHKLLVDAMNYHLLPHQQNSLQSRRTRIRGGQRVLVTIGGRPALTEKALSREISYRDTEGNWNKLTEMPAKSFNQCVVVMDGFIYIAGGEDQNDARNQAKHAVSSLSRYDPRFNTWLHLASMQHRRTHFSLSACNGLIYAVGGRNAEGVLASVECYVPTTNSWQSKASLETPRCCHATTVIDGKLLVTGGYISHAYSRTVYCYEPSTNAWREQARLSAPRGWHCAATVADRAYVLGGSQLGPQGERVDVMPVECYSPVTGQWSYMAPLPTGVSTAGVALLEGRLCLVGGWNESGKRYQKCVQCYNPDLNEWAKDEDLPEATVGVSCCTIILPRSPSSTSRASSVASAAASM, encoded by the exons GTTCCCACTCTGATCCTTCCAAGATGGCacccaaaaagaaaattcccaaGAAGCCCAAGGTGGATAAAGAGGATGCATCCATCACCCCAGTGGTGGTGGAAGATGCTTTGCTGGATGTCGAACACCTCAATCACTTGAATAGTTTGTATGACAGCGGTTCCAATGGCTTCCACTGCACGGCCACGGAGGTTGAAGCACCGGACCATGGAGCCAGCCTTCTGGAGGGGATGAACCAGATGCGCCAGAAGCGGTTCCTCTGCGATCTCACCATTGCCACCAAAACAAAGTCCTTCGAGGTGCATAAACTCATCCTGGCTTCCTGCAGTGAGTACTTCCACCGTCTGCTGCAGAGAGACCCTCAGCTGCACCGCGTGGAGCTCCACGACGTGTCCCCACTGGGTCTATCCGCCGTCATCACCTACACCTACACGGGGAAGCTGAGCCTCTCGCTGTACACCATTGGCAGCACCATTGCTGCGGCCACCCAGCTGCAGGTGCCGGCACTGCTGAACATGTGCAGTGACTTCCTCATTCGGGAGATAGCCGTAGAGAACTGCATGTACATCACCAACATCTCAGCCACCTACGGCCTCAACCAGGTGAAAGACACTACCCGGAAATTCATCCGGGAAAACTTCCTGGAATTCTCCAAGACTGACCAGTTCATGAAACTCCCCTTTGTTCAGATCAATGAGCTGCTGATGGATGATGGCCTGCAGATACCCAGTGAGGTTGCGGCCTTCCAGATCGCTGTCAAGTGGCTGGAGTTTGACCCAAAACGGGTCCGATATGCTGCTGACCTCCTGGGCAACATTCGATTCGGCACAATCTCAGCTCCAGACTTGGTCAACCTTGTGCAACCTGTGCCACACATGATGCAAGATCCACAGTGCCACAAGCTCCTCGTGGACGCGATGAATTACCACCTGCTCCCCCACCAGCAAAACAGCCTTCAGTCTCGGAGAACCAGGATACGTGGAGGCCAGAGGGTGCTTGTCACAATTGGGGGTCGTCCAGCTTTGACCGAGAAGGCTCTTAGCAGGGAGATCAGCTACAGGGACACAGAGGGAAACTGGAACAAGTTGACGGAGATGCCAGCAAAAAGTTTTAACCAGTGCGTGGTAGTGATGGATGGATTCATCTACATTGCGGGTGGTGAAGACCAAAACGATGCCAGGAACCAGGCCAAGCATGCAGTCAGCAGCCTGAGCAG GTATGACCCACGCTTCAACACCTGGCTGCACCTGGCCAGCATGCAGCACAGGAGGACACACTTCAGCCTGAGCGCCTGCAACGGGCTCATCTACGCTGTCGGAGGACGCAATGCTGAGGGCGTGTTGGCATCTGTCGAGTGCTACGTCCCCACCACCAACAGCTGGCAGAGCAAGGCAAGCCTGGAGACACCTCGCTGCTGTCACGCCACCACCGTCATTGATGGCAAACTCCTGGTCACCGGTGGCTACATAAGCCATGCCTATTCACGCACTGTGTACTGCTATGAGCCCAGCACCAATGCCTGGAGGGAGCAGGCAAGGCTCAGCgccccccggggctggcacTGCGCGGCCACCGTGGCCGACCGAGCGTATGTGCTGGGTGGGAGCCAGCTGGGTCCCCAGGGCGAGCGGGTGGACGTGATGCCTGTGGAATGCTACAGCCCAGTCACGGGGCAGTGGAGTTACATGGCACCCCTGCCCACGGGGGTCAGCACAGCTGGGGTGGCTCTGCTGGAGGGGCGCTTGTGCCTGGTGGGTGGCTGGAACGAGAGCGGGAAGAGGTATCAGAAATGTGTGCAGTGCTACAATCCTGACCTCAACGAGTGGGCCAAGGACGAGGACCTCCCTGAGGCCACCGTGGGGGTGTCATGCTGCACCATCATCCTCCCACGCTCCCCGAGCTCCACGTCCCGGGCCAGCTCTGTGGCCTCGGCAGCTGCCAGCATGTAA
- the LOC129195946 gene encoding kelch-like protein 31 isoform X1 yields MAPKKKIPKKPKVDKEDASITPVVVEDALLDVEHLNHLNSLYDSGSNGFHCTATEVEAPDHGASLLEGMNQMRQKRFLCDLTIATKTKSFEVHKLILASCSEYFHRLLQRDPQLHRVELHDVSPLGLSAVITYTYTGKLSLSLYTIGSTIAAATQLQVPALLNMCSDFLIREIAVENCMYITNISATYGLNQVKDTTRKFIRENFLEFSKTDQFMKLPFVQINELLMDDGLQIPSEVAAFQIAVKWLEFDPKRVRYAADLLGNIRFGTISAPDLVNLVQPVPHMMQDPQCHKLLVDAMNYHLLPHQQNSLQSRRTRIRGGQRVLVTIGGRPALTEKALSREISYRDTEGNWNKLTEMPAKSFNQCVVVMDGFIYIAGGEDQNDARNQAKHAVSSLSRYDPRFNTWLHLASMQHRRTHFSLSACNGLIYAVGGRNAEGVLASVECYVPTTNSWQSKASLETPRCCHATTVIDGKLLVTGGYISHAYSRTVYCYEPSTNAWREQARLSAPRGWHCAATVADRAYVLGGSQLGPQGERVDVMPVECYSPVTGQWSYMAPLPTGVSTAGVALLEGRLCLVGGWNESGKRYQKCVQCYNPDLNEWAKDEDLPEATVGVSCCTIILPRSPSSTSRASSVASAAASM; encoded by the exons ATGGCacccaaaaagaaaattcccaaGAAGCCCAAGGTGGATAAAGAGGATGCATCCATCACCCCAGTGGTGGTGGAAGATGCTTTGCTGGATGTCGAACACCTCAATCACTTGAATAGTTTGTATGACAGCGGTTCCAATGGCTTCCACTGCACGGCCACGGAGGTTGAAGCACCGGACCATGGAGCCAGCCTTCTGGAGGGGATGAACCAGATGCGCCAGAAGCGGTTCCTCTGCGATCTCACCATTGCCACCAAAACAAAGTCCTTCGAGGTGCATAAACTCATCCTGGCTTCCTGCAGTGAGTACTTCCACCGTCTGCTGCAGAGAGACCCTCAGCTGCACCGCGTGGAGCTCCACGACGTGTCCCCACTGGGTCTATCCGCCGTCATCACCTACACCTACACGGGGAAGCTGAGCCTCTCGCTGTACACCATTGGCAGCACCATTGCTGCGGCCACCCAGCTGCAGGTGCCGGCACTGCTGAACATGTGCAGTGACTTCCTCATTCGGGAGATAGCCGTAGAGAACTGCATGTACATCACCAACATCTCAGCCACCTACGGCCTCAACCAGGTGAAAGACACTACCCGGAAATTCATCCGGGAAAACTTCCTGGAATTCTCCAAGACTGACCAGTTCATGAAACTCCCCTTTGTTCAGATCAATGAGCTGCTGATGGATGATGGCCTGCAGATACCCAGTGAGGTTGCGGCCTTCCAGATCGCTGTCAAGTGGCTGGAGTTTGACCCAAAACGGGTCCGATATGCTGCTGACCTCCTGGGCAACATTCGATTCGGCACAATCTCAGCTCCAGACTTGGTCAACCTTGTGCAACCTGTGCCACACATGATGCAAGATCCACAGTGCCACAAGCTCCTCGTGGACGCGATGAATTACCACCTGCTCCCCCACCAGCAAAACAGCCTTCAGTCTCGGAGAACCAGGATACGTGGAGGCCAGAGGGTGCTTGTCACAATTGGGGGTCGTCCAGCTTTGACCGAGAAGGCTCTTAGCAGGGAGATCAGCTACAGGGACACAGAGGGAAACTGGAACAAGTTGACGGAGATGCCAGCAAAAAGTTTTAACCAGTGCGTGGTAGTGATGGATGGATTCATCTACATTGCGGGTGGTGAAGACCAAAACGATGCCAGGAACCAGGCCAAGCATGCAGTCAGCAGCCTGAGCAG GTATGACCCACGCTTCAACACCTGGCTGCACCTGGCCAGCATGCAGCACAGGAGGACACACTTCAGCCTGAGCGCCTGCAACGGGCTCATCTACGCTGTCGGAGGACGCAATGCTGAGGGCGTGTTGGCATCTGTCGAGTGCTACGTCCCCACCACCAACAGCTGGCAGAGCAAGGCAAGCCTGGAGACACCTCGCTGCTGTCACGCCACCACCGTCATTGATGGCAAACTCCTGGTCACCGGTGGCTACATAAGCCATGCCTATTCACGCACTGTGTACTGCTATGAGCCCAGCACCAATGCCTGGAGGGAGCAGGCAAGGCTCAGCgccccccggggctggcacTGCGCGGCCACCGTGGCCGACCGAGCGTATGTGCTGGGTGGGAGCCAGCTGGGTCCCCAGGGCGAGCGGGTGGACGTGATGCCTGTGGAATGCTACAGCCCAGTCACGGGGCAGTGGAGTTACATGGCACCCCTGCCCACGGGGGTCAGCACAGCTGGGGTGGCTCTGCTGGAGGGGCGCTTGTGCCTGGTGGGTGGCTGGAACGAGAGCGGGAAGAGGTATCAGAAATGTGTGCAGTGCTACAATCCTGACCTCAACGAGTGGGCCAAGGACGAGGACCTCCCTGAGGCCACCGTGGGGGTGTCATGCTGCACCATCATCCTCCCACGCTCCCCGAGCTCCACGTCCCGGGCCAGCTCTGTGGCCTCGGCAGCTGCCAGCATGTAA
- the RPL11 gene encoding 60S ribosomal protein L11 codes for MAQDQGEKENPMRELRIRKLCLNICVGESGDRLTRAAKVLEQLTGQTPVFSKARYTVRSFGIRRNEKIAVHCTVRGAKAEEILEKGLKVREYELRKNNFSDTGNFGFGIQEHIDLGIKYDPSIGIYGLDFYVVLGRPGFSIADKKRRTGNIGAKHRIGKEEAMRWFQQKYDGIILPGK; via the exons ATGGCG CAAGACCAGGGTGAAAAGGAGAACCCCATGCGAGAGCTGCGCATCCGCAAGCTCTGCCTCAACATCTGCGTTGGGGAGAGCGGGGACAGGCTCACCCGAGCAGCCAAAGTGCTGGAGCAGCTGACGGGCCAGACCCCCGTCTTCTCCAAAG CACGATACACTGTAAGATCCTTTGGAATCAGGAGAAATGAGAAGATTGCTGTTCATTGCACGGTTCGCggggccaaagcagaggagattCTGGAGAAGGGGTTGAAG GTGCGAGAATACGAGTTGAGAAAAAACAACTTCTCAGACACTGGGAACTTCGGCTTTGGAATCCAGGAGCACATTGATCTGGGGATTAAATATGATCCCAGTATTGGTATCTACGGCTTGGACTTTTATGTG GTGCTGGGCAGGCCTGGTTTTAGCATTGCTGACAAGAAACGCAGGACTGGCAACATTGGAGCCAAGCACAGAATTGGAAAGGAAGAAGCCATGCGCTGGTTTCAGCAAAAG tATGATGGCATCATCCTTCCTGGTAAATAA
- the LOC129195776 gene encoding sodium-dependent phosphate transport protein 3-like isoform X2, with the protein MTRARHGTGGGGVAWRGRDLWRRAVLEGAGRGLAAAWRGRRSSHSRSRFESRHCSIPRTSLKSQIPPQHVPVSRSPPRDTEPGDPTTLSVPSGLGKTPLPVGLCSAHYGLALVLHISLFMAYMLRVSLSIAIVAMTNSSHPHSWSGSAPHSSYPGFAQEAPMYNWSAETQGIVLSSFFYGYGLTQALGGYCSGLFGGKLILGSGLLLSSVLTLLVPKAAELGVSFLIGLQVLLGLAEGVIFPAQYTLWAKWAPPLERSRLMNIADAGCTFGTFFALLVAGIICQNLGWPFVFYIFGGVGCAWCFCWFLLVYEDPAHHPWISAGEQEYIVLALAHQSSSHGLSLPLVAMAKSLPLWAITIACFCTDWLFYMLLTSMPTFMSNVLHFDLGENGLLSSLPYVGNGLGHILAGLLADFFLARRVLGTAAVRKLFSALGMLLPAIFLVAVPYIRCNSTVVVVLLTLALTIISMTGAGININHIDIAPRYAGFLLGITNTFGIVAGIIAPTAIGLLISQDLQTGWRNAFFISAALNMFGLVFYLAFGSGTIQDWAREDTAVQ; encoded by the exons ATGACTCGCGCGCGACACGGGACAGGCGGTGGAGGCGTGGCCTGGCGGGGGCGGGACCTGTGGCGGAGGGCGGTGCTAGAGGGAGCGGGGCGTGGCCTAGCGGCGGCGTGGCGTGGCCGCAGGAGTTCCCACTCGAGGAGCAGGTTCGAGTCCCGGCATTGCTCAATCCCACGCACGTCCCTGAAATCCCAAATCCCGCCGCAGCACGTGCCTGTGTCCCGTTCCCCGCCCCGCGACACGGAACCAGGAGACCCCACGACCCTGTCGGTCCCCTCTGGGCTGGGGAAGACACCTCTCCCCGTAG GGCTCTGCTCCGCTCACTATGGCCTGGCCCTGGTCCTGCACATCTCCCTCTTCATGGCGTACATGCTCCGGGTCAGCCTCAGCATCGCCATTGTCGCCATGACTAACAGCAGCCATCCCCACAGCTGGTCCGGCAGCGCTCCCCACAGCTCTTACCCAGGATTTGCTCAGGAA GCCCCCATGTACAACTGGAGTGCTGAGACTCAAGGAATTGTCCTCAGCTCCTTCTTCTATGGCTACGGCCTCACACAGGCGCTGGGCGGGTACTGCTCAGGGCTGTTCGGGGGGAAACTCATCCTGGGCAGTGggctcctgctctcctctgtgcTCACCCTCCTCGTGCCCAAAGCAGCAGAGCTTGGTGTGAGCTTCCTCATCgggctgcaggtgctgctgggcttggctgAG GGAGTGATATTTCCAGCTCAGTACACGCTCTGGGCAAAATGGGCCCCTCCGCTGGAACGCAGCAGGCTCATGAACATTGCTGATGCTG GATGCACTTTTGGGACTTTCTTTGCTCTCCTCGTGGCTGGGATCATCTGCCAGAATCTGGGGTGGCCTTTTGTCTTCTACATCTTTG GTGGCGTTGGCTGTGCCTGGTGCTTCTGCTGGTTCCTCCTTGTGTACGAGGACCCTGCACATCACCCATGGATtagtgctggggagcaggagtaCATCGTGTTGGCGCTGGCTCACCAG AGCAGCTCTCATGGCCTTTCCCTCCCACTTGTGGCTATGGCTAAATCACTGCCTCTTTGGGCGATCACCATTGCTTGCTTCTGCACAGACTGGCTGTTCTACATGCTGCTGACCTCCATGCCGACGTTCATGAGCAACGTCCTCCACTTTGACCTTGGAGAG aatgggctcctctcctctctgccttaCGTTGGGAATGGGCTGGGGCACATCCTGGCCGGGCTGCTGGCTGATTTCTTCCTGGCCAGGCGAGTGCTTGGCACAGCAGCCGTCAGGAAGCTCTTCTCAGCACTCG GGATGCTGCTCCCAGCCATCTTCCTGGTGGCTGTGCCTTACATACGCTGCAATTCCACGGTTGTTGTGGTCCTTCTAACGCTGGCCTTGACGATAATCAGCATGACAGGGGCAGGCATCAATATTAACCACATCGATATAGCGCCCAG ATATGCAGGGTTCCTGCTGGGAATCACAAATACCTTTGGCATAGTTGCAGGAATTATTGCTCCTACTGCAATTGGACTTCTCATCAGCCAG GATCTCCAGACGGGCTGGAGGAATGCCTTCTTCATATCTGCAGCCCTCAACATGTTTGGCCTGGTCTTCTACCTAGCCTTTGGCAGTGGGACCATCCAAGACTGGGCTAGGGAGGACACTGCTGTGCAATGA
- the LOC129195776 gene encoding sodium-dependent phosphate transport protein 4-like isoform X3 encodes MTRARHGTGGGGVAWRGRDLWRRAVLEGAGRGLAAAWRGRRSSHSRSRFESRHCSIPRTSLKSQIPPQHVPVSRSPPRDTEPGDPTTLSVPSGLGKTPLPVGPNVILRRNGQQHCRQKRMQCHTNNMRAGDRPEAEQDEAPLLAQQPSSRTGLCSAHYGLALVLHISLFMAYMLRVSLSIAIVAMTNSSHPHSWSGSAPHSSYPGFAQEGVIFPAQYTLWAKWAPPLERSRLMNIADAGCTFGTFFALLVAGIICQNLGWPFVFYIFGGVGCAWCFCWFLLVYEDPAHHPWISAGEQEYIVLALAHQSSSHGLSLPLVAMAKSLPLWAITIACFCTDWLFYMLLTSMPTFMSNVLHFDLGENGLLSSLPYVGNGLGHILAGLLADFFLARRVLGTAAVRKLFSALGMLLPAIFLVAVPYIRCNSTVVVVLLTLALTIISMTGAGININHIDIAPRYAGFLLGITNTFGIVAGIIAPTAIGLLISQDLQTGWRNAFFISAALNMFGLVFYLAFGSGTIQDWAREDTAVQ; translated from the exons ATGACTCGCGCGCGACACGGGACAGGCGGTGGAGGCGTGGCCTGGCGGGGGCGGGACCTGTGGCGGAGGGCGGTGCTAGAGGGAGCGGGGCGTGGCCTAGCGGCGGCGTGGCGTGGCCGCAGGAGTTCCCACTCGAGGAGCAGGTTCGAGTCCCGGCATTGCTCAATCCCACGCACGTCCCTGAAATCCCAAATCCCGCCGCAGCACGTGCCTGTGTCCCGTTCCCCGCCCCGCGACACGGAACCAGGAGACCCCACGACCCTGTCGGTCCCCTCTGGGCTGGGGAAGACACCTCTCCCCGTAG GGCCAAATGTTATCCTGAGGAGAAACGGGCAGCAGCATTGCAGGCAGAAGAGGATGCAGTGCCACACGAACAACATGCGGGCAGGGGACAGGccagaggcagagcaggacGAAGCCCCTCTGCTTGCTCAGCAGCCCTCCTCCCGCACAG GGCTCTGCTCCGCTCACTATGGCCTGGCCCTGGTCCTGCACATCTCCCTCTTCATGGCGTACATGCTCCGGGTCAGCCTCAGCATCGCCATTGTCGCCATGACTAACAGCAGCCATCCCCACAGCTGGTCCGGCAGCGCTCCCCACAGCTCTTACCCAGGATTTGCTCAGGAA GGAGTGATATTTCCAGCTCAGTACACGCTCTGGGCAAAATGGGCCCCTCCGCTGGAACGCAGCAGGCTCATGAACATTGCTGATGCTG GATGCACTTTTGGGACTTTCTTTGCTCTCCTCGTGGCTGGGATCATCTGCCAGAATCTGGGGTGGCCTTTTGTCTTCTACATCTTTG GTGGCGTTGGCTGTGCCTGGTGCTTCTGCTGGTTCCTCCTTGTGTACGAGGACCCTGCACATCACCCATGGATtagtgctggggagcaggagtaCATCGTGTTGGCGCTGGCTCACCAG AGCAGCTCTCATGGCCTTTCCCTCCCACTTGTGGCTATGGCTAAATCACTGCCTCTTTGGGCGATCACCATTGCTTGCTTCTGCACAGACTGGCTGTTCTACATGCTGCTGACCTCCATGCCGACGTTCATGAGCAACGTCCTCCACTTTGACCTTGGAGAG aatgggctcctctcctctctgccttaCGTTGGGAATGGGCTGGGGCACATCCTGGCCGGGCTGCTGGCTGATTTCTTCCTGGCCAGGCGAGTGCTTGGCACAGCAGCCGTCAGGAAGCTCTTCTCAGCACTCG GGATGCTGCTCCCAGCCATCTTCCTGGTGGCTGTGCCTTACATACGCTGCAATTCCACGGTTGTTGTGGTCCTTCTAACGCTGGCCTTGACGATAATCAGCATGACAGGGGCAGGCATCAATATTAACCACATCGATATAGCGCCCAG ATATGCAGGGTTCCTGCTGGGAATCACAAATACCTTTGGCATAGTTGCAGGAATTATTGCTCCTACTGCAATTGGACTTCTCATCAGCCAG GATCTCCAGACGGGCTGGAGGAATGCCTTCTTCATATCTGCAGCCCTCAACATGTTTGGCCTGGTCTTCTACCTAGCCTTTGGCAGTGGGACCATCCAAGACTGGGCTAGGGAGGACACTGCTGTGCAATGA
- the LOC129195776 gene encoding sodium-dependent phosphate transport protein 3-like isoform X1, with the protein MTRARHGTGGGGVAWRGRDLWRRAVLEGAGRGLAAAWRGRRSSHSRSRFESRHCSIPRTSLKSQIPPQHVPVSRSPPRDTEPGDPTTLSVPSGLGKTPLPVGPNVILRRNGQQHCRQKRMQCHTNNMRAGDRPEAEQDEAPLLAQQPSSRTGLCSAHYGLALVLHISLFMAYMLRVSLSIAIVAMTNSSHPHSWSGSAPHSSYPGFAQEAPMYNWSAETQGIVLSSFFYGYGLTQALGGYCSGLFGGKLILGSGLLLSSVLTLLVPKAAELGVSFLIGLQVLLGLAEGVIFPAQYTLWAKWAPPLERSRLMNIADAGCTFGTFFALLVAGIICQNLGWPFVFYIFGGVGCAWCFCWFLLVYEDPAHHPWISAGEQEYIVLALAHQSSSHGLSLPLVAMAKSLPLWAITIACFCTDWLFYMLLTSMPTFMSNVLHFDLGENGLLSSLPYVGNGLGHILAGLLADFFLARRVLGTAAVRKLFSALGMLLPAIFLVAVPYIRCNSTVVVVLLTLALTIISMTGAGININHIDIAPRYAGFLLGITNTFGIVAGIIAPTAIGLLISQDLQTGWRNAFFISAALNMFGLVFYLAFGSGTIQDWAREDTAVQ; encoded by the exons ATGACTCGCGCGCGACACGGGACAGGCGGTGGAGGCGTGGCCTGGCGGGGGCGGGACCTGTGGCGGAGGGCGGTGCTAGAGGGAGCGGGGCGTGGCCTAGCGGCGGCGTGGCGTGGCCGCAGGAGTTCCCACTCGAGGAGCAGGTTCGAGTCCCGGCATTGCTCAATCCCACGCACGTCCCTGAAATCCCAAATCCCGCCGCAGCACGTGCCTGTGTCCCGTTCCCCGCCCCGCGACACGGAACCAGGAGACCCCACGACCCTGTCGGTCCCCTCTGGGCTGGGGAAGACACCTCTCCCCGTAG GGCCAAATGTTATCCTGAGGAGAAACGGGCAGCAGCATTGCAGGCAGAAGAGGATGCAGTGCCACACGAACAACATGCGGGCAGGGGACAGGccagaggcagagcaggacGAAGCCCCTCTGCTTGCTCAGCAGCCCTCCTCCCGCACAG GGCTCTGCTCCGCTCACTATGGCCTGGCCCTGGTCCTGCACATCTCCCTCTTCATGGCGTACATGCTCCGGGTCAGCCTCAGCATCGCCATTGTCGCCATGACTAACAGCAGCCATCCCCACAGCTGGTCCGGCAGCGCTCCCCACAGCTCTTACCCAGGATTTGCTCAGGAA GCCCCCATGTACAACTGGAGTGCTGAGACTCAAGGAATTGTCCTCAGCTCCTTCTTCTATGGCTACGGCCTCACACAGGCGCTGGGCGGGTACTGCTCAGGGCTGTTCGGGGGGAAACTCATCCTGGGCAGTGggctcctgctctcctctgtgcTCACCCTCCTCGTGCCCAAAGCAGCAGAGCTTGGTGTGAGCTTCCTCATCgggctgcaggtgctgctgggcttggctgAG GGAGTGATATTTCCAGCTCAGTACACGCTCTGGGCAAAATGGGCCCCTCCGCTGGAACGCAGCAGGCTCATGAACATTGCTGATGCTG GATGCACTTTTGGGACTTTCTTTGCTCTCCTCGTGGCTGGGATCATCTGCCAGAATCTGGGGTGGCCTTTTGTCTTCTACATCTTTG GTGGCGTTGGCTGTGCCTGGTGCTTCTGCTGGTTCCTCCTTGTGTACGAGGACCCTGCACATCACCCATGGATtagtgctggggagcaggagtaCATCGTGTTGGCGCTGGCTCACCAG AGCAGCTCTCATGGCCTTTCCCTCCCACTTGTGGCTATGGCTAAATCACTGCCTCTTTGGGCGATCACCATTGCTTGCTTCTGCACAGACTGGCTGTTCTACATGCTGCTGACCTCCATGCCGACGTTCATGAGCAACGTCCTCCACTTTGACCTTGGAGAG aatgggctcctctcctctctgccttaCGTTGGGAATGGGCTGGGGCACATCCTGGCCGGGCTGCTGGCTGATTTCTTCCTGGCCAGGCGAGTGCTTGGCACAGCAGCCGTCAGGAAGCTCTTCTCAGCACTCG GGATGCTGCTCCCAGCCATCTTCCTGGTGGCTGTGCCTTACATACGCTGCAATTCCACGGTTGTTGTGGTCCTTCTAACGCTGGCCTTGACGATAATCAGCATGACAGGGGCAGGCATCAATATTAACCACATCGATATAGCGCCCAG ATATGCAGGGTTCCTGCTGGGAATCACAAATACCTTTGGCATAGTTGCAGGAATTATTGCTCCTACTGCAATTGGACTTCTCATCAGCCAG GATCTCCAGACGGGCTGGAGGAATGCCTTCTTCATATCTGCAGCCCTCAACATGTTTGGCCTGGTCTTCTACCTAGCCTTTGGCAGTGGGACCATCCAAGACTGGGCTAGGGAGGACACTGCTGTGCAATGA
- the PPT1 gene encoding palmitoyl-protein thioesterase 1, producing the protein MWPVKMAALKVAVFVLLGLCLGCAAAVPLVIWHGMGDSCCNPQSMGYIKKIVENKIPGIYVLSLKIGSNLIQDMENSFFMNVNDQVREVCSQLAKDPHLKGGYNAMGFSQGGQFLRAVAQRCPSPPMLNLISVGGQHQGVYGFPRCPGESSHICDWIRKTLDLGAYTQAVQEHLVQAEYWHNPLKEEDYRKNSIFLADINQERGINETYKKNLMALKKFVMVKFLNDTMVDPPISEWFGFYKSGQAQETILLQETSLYTEDRLGLQEMDKAGKLVFLGVEGDHLHFSEEWFYTTILPFLQ; encoded by the exons ATGTGGCCAGTCAAGATGGCGGCGCTCAAGGTGGCGGTGtttgtgctgctggggctctgccTGGGCTGCGCGGCCGCCGTCCCCCTGGTTATCTGGCACGGCATGG GAGACAGTTGCTGCAATCCACAAAGCATGggctacattaaaaaaatagtggaGAATAAGATACCAGGGATTTATGTTCTGTCTCTCAAGATTGGAAGCAACCTGATACAG GATATGGAGAACAGCTTCTTTATGAACGTGAACGATCAAGTGAGAGAGGTGTGCAGCCAACTTGCCAAGGACCCTCACCTGAAAGGAGGCTACAATGCAATGGGCTTCTCTCAGGGAGGCCAGTTCCT GAGGGCGGTGGCCCAGAGGTGTCCTTCTCCTCCCATGCTCAATTTGATCTCTGTTGGGGGACAGCACCAAG GCGTGTACGGCTTTCCACGCTGTCCTGGTGAGAGCTCCCATATCTGTGACTGGATCCGAAAGACGCTGGATCTGGGTGCCTACACACAAGCTGTTCAAGAGCA cctggtACAAGCAGAGTATTGGCACAACCCCCTGAAGGAGGAGGActacaggaaaaacagcatCTTTTTGGCTGACATAAACCAGGAGAGG GGCATCAACGAGACGTACAAGAAAAACCTGATGGCGCTGAAAAAGTTCGTGATGGTGAAATTTCTCAATGATACCATGGTCGACCCTCCGATCTCTGAG tggtttgggttttacaAAAGCGGCCAAGCCCAGGAGAccatcctgctgcaggagaCCTCACTGTACACAGAG gatcgcctggggctgcaggagatggacaaagcaggaaaattggtGTTCCTGGGGGTGGAAGGGGATCACCTGCACTTCTCAGAAGAGTGGTTTTACACCACtatcctccccttcctccagtGA